The following coding sequences are from one Arachis hypogaea cultivar Tifrunner chromosome 7, arahy.Tifrunner.gnm2.J5K5, whole genome shotgun sequence window:
- the LOC112701428 gene encoding uncharacterized protein — MWRPQKQGNVIGRLTHIPHSHGEEYYLHMLLNYQKGCQTFADVRSIGGVVYDTFKDACYALGLLQDDREFIDALNEASSWASPNYIRRLFAMLLMSNNIVRPDMVWEKCWQHCVDNSLLSGRHHLGFQHSVHEIKSITLAEIEKLLQPNGRSLKDFPDMPFLDYAGLPEPSDTIFSDELNFDRTELASVAVDLISWLNRDQRIAFDTIANAVRRDVGGFFFVCGYGGTGKTFQWNALSASIRSKGDIVLNVASSGIAALLLPNGRTAHSRFKVPLSVNQDSICNIRQATPLARLISSAKLVIWDEAPMLNKFCFEALDKCLKDVLRFDRGYILHAPFGGKIVVLGGDFRQILPVIPRGSREKIVHSCINASNLWQSYQVLQLTENMRLSRGSRDIHGVQLKEFATWLLQVGDGLIGDNADGESVIRIPNNLLLNVEYPCLHDLVLFVYPDILLYSSSVDYFKGRSILAPTLDVVNEVNNHVMSLIPGNERVYLSSDTLISEDGHLESELYTMSTESLNALNCSGIPQHWLVLKIGVPVMLLRNIDQSNGLCNGTRMQVKRLGDHIIECVILAGRNTGDVVFIPRMNMSPNNDTLPIRFTRRQFSVALCFAMTINKSQGQTLSTVGIYLLRPIFTHGQLYVALSRVSMHFGLKILSVDSNSKVSDHTINVVYREVFTGMLPNILP; from the exons ATGTGGAGGCCACAGAAGCAAGGGAATGTCATAGGTCGTCTCACACATATTCCTCACTCGCATGGAGAGGAGTACTACCTTCATAtgttattgaattatcaaaaagggTGCCAGACATTTGCTGATGTGCGTTCCATTGGCGGGGTTGTGTACGATACATTCAAAGATGCCTGTTATGCCCTAGGGTTATTGCAGGATGATAGGGAATTTATTGATGCACTTAATGAAGCCAGCTCATGGGCATCGCCGAATTATATCAGGAGATTGTTTGCAATGCTTTTGATGTCGAACAACATTGTGCGTCCTGACATGGTGTGGGAGAAATGTTGGCAACATTGCGTGGACAACTCGCTTCTTTCTGGAAGACATCACTTAG gttTTCAGCATTCTGTTCATGAGATTAAGTCTATCACGCTTGCCGAAATTGAAAAACTCTTGCAGCCGAATGGTCGGAGCTTGAAAGACTTTCCTGACATGCCGTTTCTTGATTATGCTGGTTTACCTGAACCTTCCGACACAATCTTTTCTGATGAGCTAAATTTCGACAGGACAGAATTGGCAAGTGTCGCCGTGGATTTGATTTCCTGGTTGAATCGAGACCAGCGCATTGCGTTCGACACAATAGCAAATGCAGTTCGTCGTGACGTTGGTGGTTTTTTCTTTGTCTGTGGTTATGGTGGAACTGGTAAGACCTTTCAATGGAATGCGCTGTCTGCTTCGATAAGGTCTAAGGGTGATATTGTCCTCAATGTTGCATCCAGTGGCATTGCAGCTCTATTGTTGCCTAATGGACGAACTGCTCATTCACGCTTTAAGGTTCCGCTTAGTGTTAACCAGGACTCTATTTGTAATATAAGGCAAGCCACACCCCTCGCGCGTCTTATTTCATCTGCAAAATTAGTTATATGGGACGAGGCACCTATGTTAAATAAATTTTGCTTCGAAGCGCTAGACAAATGCCTTAAGGATGTTCTTCGATTTGATCGTGGATATATTCTTCATGCCCCATTTGGTGGGAAAATTGTTGTTCTAGGAGGTGATTTCCGTCAGATATTGCCTGTGATTCCTCGTGGTTCTCGGGAAAAGATCGTTCATTCGTGTATTAATGCTTCGAACTTGTGGCAATCTTACCAAGTGTTGCAGTTAACTGAAAACATGAGACTGTCCCGTGGTTCACGAGATATCCATGGTGTACAATTGAAGGAATTTGCTACATGGTTGCTTCAAGTTGGTGACGGGTTAATCGGAGACAATGCCGATGGCGAATCAGTGATCAGAATACCCAACAACTTGCTGCTTAATGTTGAGTATCCCTGTCTGCATGATTTGGTGTTGTTCGTTTATCCTGACATCTTACTCTATTCTTCTAGCGTGGATTATTTTAAGGGTAGGAGTATATTAGCACCAACACTTGATGTCGTTAATGAAGTAAACAATCATGTGATGTCTTTGATCCCTGGCAACGAGAGGGTATACTTGAGCTCTGATACACTAATTAGTGAAGATGGTCACCTGGAATCTGAATTATATACAATGAGCACCGAATCATTGAATGCGCTAAATTGTTCAGGAATTCCCCAACACTGGTTAGTTCTTAAAATCGGTGTTCCTGTGATGCTTCTTCGCAATATTGACCAATCCAATGGACTATGCAATGGTACACGCATGCAGGTTAAACGTCTTGGTGACCATATCATTGAGTGCGTCATCTTAGCAGGTCGTAATACTGGTGATGTTGTATTTATTCCTAGGATGAACATGTCACCCAATAACGATACATTACCAATCAGGTTTACTCGACGCCAATTTTCGGTTGCTCTTTGCTTTGCGATGACCATAAACAAGTCCCAAGGCCAAACGCTGTCAACCGTTGGCATCTATCTTTTGAGGCCTATTTTTACTCATGGTCAGCTTTATGTTGCGCTTTCTCGGGTCAGCATGCATTTTGGACTGAAGATTTTATCCGTTGATTCTAACAGCAAAGTTTCAGATCATACTATTAATGTGGTCTATAGAGAAGTTTTTACCGGGATGCTACCTAACATTCTCCCTTGA